In the genome of Thiorhodovibrio winogradskyi, the window CGTTGGCCCTCTTCCAGCATCACGCCGCGCACACCGTGGGCGGTGCGTCCCATGGAGCGGACGTTTTCCTCGTTAAAGCGCACCGCCTTGCCGGCGCTGGTGAAAAGCATCATGTCCTGGCGACCATCGGTCACGGCGACGCCGATCAGATACTCGTCCTCGTGCAGATCGATGGCGATCAGGCCGCGCGAGAGCGGTCGTGAGAATTCGCTAATCGGCGTCTTCTTGACCGTGCCCTTGCTGGTGGCCATGAAGATAAAGCGATCCTGATCATATTCCGCCACCGGCAGGGTGGCATTGATGCGCTCGCCCTGCTCAAGCGGCAGCAGGTTGACAATGGGCCGCCCGCGCGCGCCGCGACCGGCCTGGGGCATCTCGTAGACCTTGAGCCAGTAGACCTTGCCGAAGCTCGAAAAGCACAGCACGGTGTCATGGGAATTGGCCACGAACAGTCGGTCGATGAAGTCCTCGTCCTTGGTGGTGGCGGCGATACGTCCCTTGCCGCCGCGGCGCTGCGCCTGATACTCCGAGAGCGGCTGCGCCTTGACATAACCCGCATGTGAGAGCGTCACCACCACATCCTCGGGGGCGATCAGATCCAGCAGCGTGAGATCGGTTTGGTCGGTGACAATCTCGGTGCGGCGTGCGTCGGCGTATTGATCTCGGATCGCTGTCAGTTCATCGCGAATCACCTGCATCAGGCGCTCCGGATTGCGCAAGATTTCCAGCAAGTCGGCGATTTTCTCGAGGATCTCGCCGAATTCCTTGATGATCTTGTCCTGCTCCAGGCCGGTCAAACGCTGCAGTTGCAGGTCCAGGATGGCGCGCGCCTGGCGCTCGCTGAGACGATAACGGCCGCTTTGATCGCCCTCCCCGATCAGTCCGAAACGGGCGTCGAGTTCATCCGGGCGGGTCTCGGCGGCACCGGCGCGCTCAAGCATGCCGGTCACTTGCCCCGCTGCCCAGGTCCGCGCCATCAGGCCCTCGCGTGCCTCGGCCGGGCTGGCCGAGGCCTTGATCAGCGCGATGACCTCATCGATGTTGGCCAGGGCGACCGTGAAGCCCTCCAATAAATGCGCGCGATCACGGGCCTTGCGCAGCTCGAACAGGGTGCGCCGGGTGACCACATCACGGCGATGGCGCAGGAAGTATTCCAGCAATTGCTTGAGATTGAGCAGGCGCGGTTGGCCGTCGACCAGGGCCACCATATTGATGCCAAAGACGGTCTGCATGTTGGTGTGCTGATAGAGATTATTCAGCACCACCTCGGCGTGGTGGTCGCGCTTGATCTCGATCACCACCCGCATGCCGTCCTTGTCGGACTCATCGCGCAGCTCGGCAATGCCCTCAAGTCGCTTTTCCTTGACCAGCTCGCCCATTTTTTCGAGCATCCGGGCCTTGTTGACCTGATAGGGCAGCTCGGTGATAACAATGGCCTCGCGCCCGCTGCGCTTCTGGGTCTCCATCTCGGTGCGCGCGCGCAACTGAATGCGCCCGCGCCCGGTGCGGTAGGCCTCGCGGATACCGCGCACGCCGTTGATAATGGCCGCGGTGGGGAAATCCGGTCCCGGCACCAGCTCAATCAGGTCTTCGAGGGTGGTCAGGGGTTCATCGATCATCTTCAGGCAGGCGTCGATGATCTCGCCCAGATTATGCGGCGGGATATTGGTCGCCATGCCCACCGCTATACCAGAGGAGCCATTGACCAGCAGATTGGGAAAGCGTGCCGGCAGGACGGTTGGCTCGTGCTCGGACTCATCGTAATTAGGGATGAAATCGACCGTGTCCTTGTCGAGATCATCAAGCAGGCTGTGGGCGATGCGCGCCATGCGCACTTCGGTGTAGCGCATGGCGGCGGGTGAGTCGCCATCGACCGAGCCGAAGTTACCCTGCCCGTCCACCAGCATGTAGCGCATGGAAAAAGGCTGTGCCATGCGCACAATGGTGTCGTAGACGGCCGTGTCGCCATGCGGATGATATTTACCGATGACATCGCCGACCACGCGCGCGGATTTTTTGTAGGGCTTGTTCCAGTCGTTGCCCAGTTCGTTCATCGCGAAGAGTACGCGACGATGCACGGGTTTGAGACCATCGCGCACATCGGGCAGGGCGCGGCCGACGATCACGCTCATGGCGTAATCAAGATACGACTGCCGCATCTCGTCCTCGAGATTAACGGTCAGGACTTCCTTGGCAAAATCCGGCATGGGCGTGGCTAATCAGCTTGTTCGCTAAGAGACTGGTTGGGGTGATGATGCGAAATCGCCGTGAAGAAGCGGGCGCTCGCAGGCGAAATGTCGGCGAATTCGGTAAACTCCCAATAATAACATGAACGCCCCTGAGCGCGTCCGCCTGGCCGTGGAGGGATCTGGCGAGAGCACTCGGAATTAATACCAGATTACCTTTTATATTAATTACTTAGTAAATCTTAATAAGGATTGACTTTCTTATGTCGTCGCAGCCTTATGATCACTCGGATGACTTCAGTACCGGACTCGAGGACTTCAATGCATCGGTGCTAGACGCCTCGCATCGCACCCCAGTGTTGGTCGATTTCTGGGCTGCCTGGTGCAGCCCCTGTCACGCGCTTGCGCCCCATCTATTGCGTGTGCTCAGTGATTATGATGGGCGCCTGCGCCTGGCAAAAGTGGAAGTGGACGAGGGCGAGAACATGAAATTGGCCGGGCGCTATCGGGTCCGCGGCTTTCCAACGGTGATGCTGTTCTGCGCTGGCGAGGAACAAGGTCGTTTTAGCGGTGCTCGCGCTTCACCACAGATTCGCGATTGGCTCGCGGAGCATCTGCCTCGGTGTTCGAACCAGACAGCCTAATCGCGGCTGCATACACTCACGCACCCTGCAGGGTGCTCTGGGTGAATCCCATCAGCAAGGGCAGGATGACTTTGCCCAGAGCAAATTTTCGCTATAATTGGGTGCATTAGAAAACGCTGATATTCAATCTTTAACATTGACGGGAACGAGGTATAACCATGCCCACTTACGATTATCGCTGCGATGCCAATGGCCAGGTGGTGGAGGTCAGCCACCGCATGAGCGAGTCGCTCTCGACCTGGGGCGAGCTTTGCGCGCAAGCTCGGATTTCGTGCGGCGACACGCCGGAGGATGCACCCGTCTATCGCATGGCCAACGGCGGTAACCTGATCTCCAGCAACAGCCTAGGTAGCGGTATGGCCCCGGCACCCGCCTGCGGCACTGGCGGTTGCTGCCCGAGCGGCATGTGCGGGCTCTAACTGGTGTCCTGCCAGCGGCGAATTGATTCGCGAATTAATTCGCCGCGCCAGCGTCTAGATTCGTGTTTGAGTTCGGTACAAGGGTTCCGGTTTTCCCAGCAACCTCAGACAACATCAAGCCACCGGCTTTGGCCATTGGTCCAAAGGCGGCAACTAGTCCAAACGCGGCAATTCCCCACCTAGACTGACGGTCAGCTCCTGCAACTGGCCGCGGCGCCAGATAGCGAGTCTGACCTGCTCACCGATCTGAAAATCTTCCAGAATCTCTATCAGATCACCCATGTCCGTGACGGCTCGCCCATTCACCGACTGAATGATGTCACCTGGGATGATCCCGCCGCCGGATGTCAGCCTGGTTGCGCGCAAACCGGCGCGATCCGCCGGGGAGCCGACCTCGACCCGCAACACCAGCACCCCGCTGACGCCCAATTCCTTTAACACTGCCTGACTGGCGTCATCGTCAGCAAAAATCCCCAGGCGCGGGCGAATATAGCGCCCATAGGCGATCAACTGTGGGATCACCCGGTTGACGGTATCGACCGGCACTGAAAAGCCGATGCCAGAGAAGCCTCCGGTCGGGCTGAAAATGGCGGTGTTCACGCCAATGAGTCGCCCGGCGCTGTCGATCAGCGGACCACCGGAATTGCCCGGATTAATGGCTGCGTCGGTCTGAATCAGACGACGGATTTCAGTGCCGTCCTCAGAGACGATGGTGCGATCAAGCGCCGAGACCACGCCTGTGGTCAGGCTGTAGTCGAGCCCGAAAGGATTACCGATGGCGAAGACTTTCTGGCCAACGCGCAGATCTTCGCTGGTGCCGATGGTCACCGGACTGGGACCCGCCACCGGTAGTGCGATGCGCAGCACGGCCAGATCGTGCTCCTGGCTCGCGCCGATCAGATTCGCCGCATAGGTGCGCTGATCCGCCAGCCGCACCTGGGCGCGCGAGGCGCCTGCAACCACGTGATAATTGGTGACCAGGTGGCCTTGGTCATCCCAGATGAAACCCGAGCCGGTGCCACGACGCACCTCGGCGAGATTGCGCGTCCAGGGCAAGGCAATCTCGGAGATGGTCGAAATATAGACCACAGACTGACTGACAAGCTCGAAGATTTCGATGGTTGCCAGTTCATCCGCGGCCAGATCGCCGCGGGCAGTGACCACACGTGGCTCGGCGTTGAAGCTGATGAGCCAATGCTCAAACCAAGGGCGAGCGGCCAGAAAGAGCAAAAATGCGATGGCCGCCCAAAACAGCCAGCGCGACAGAGAAAAACCATGCATAATTTAGGGGCTCTGTGGTTTTTATAAGATGTCGGGGCGCCACCGTGCGGTCTGTCCATGCACCCGCAATACCCGCTTGTTGGAGCGCCCGATTGTCGGAACGCAAGGACAGCATCCGACGAGGCACAGTATACTGTTGCGGTGTTGGTCAGTTGAGACCACTTGCGGTTGATTACGCAAGACATCTGGCCTGTTGATCTATCCCGGTCAGTTTGAACCTCAATCGCACGACCATCGTGACGGCTAGGCCCGGTCCCGCAGAGCATCGAGCCCGGTGATCAAATCGGGCTTCCAACCTTAGTGAGATCGGCCCGTTCTTGGCAGCCCGTCGTTCTCATCACTTCCCCGTGCAACCCTTAAATGACGAAACTTCAGGAGAGACCCATGGATCTTCCAAAAAACGTTGGCGATCAAGACCGTAACATTCGCTTCGCCGTTGGTGGCCTGCTGGTGCTGGCCGGTATTTTCACCGGTCAGATCATCCTGACCATCCTGGGCCTGGTCGCCGTCGGTACCGCCTATCTGCGCACCTGTCTGGCCTATGTGCCACTCAAGATCAACACCATGAAGGAAGGTGACGGCAAGACCGAACAGAAGTAAGCGTCTGACACCAAGACTTGCCAAGGGCGCATGGATGCGCCTGCCTCCCCCCTTCCCCCCCTTCCCCAAGATGCCCGGCAATTTTCTGCTCGAAGCACGCGATTTAGTCAAAGACTACCCCGGCGTGCGCGCCGTTGATGGTCTCTCATTTTACGTTCGCCGTGGACAATGTTTTGGCCTGCTCGGCCCCAATGGTGCCGGTAAGACCACCACCCTCGAAATGCTTGAGGGCATTCTAACGCCAAGCAGTGGCACCATTTTGTTCGACAGTTGCCCACTTGATGCCTCCTATCGCGAGCGCACCGGGATTCAATTTCAGGCCACGGCGCTGCAAGACTTCCAGACAGTGGCCGAGTCCCTGGCCATGTTCGCGGCTCTTTACCAGCGCCGCGCCAGCCGCTCTAAACTCATCGAAGAGTTGATCGAACTCTGTCACCTCGGCGATATCCTCAAACGCGACACCCGCAAGCTCTCGGGTGGACAGCGCCAGCGACTGCTGCTGGCCATCGCGCTGGTCAATGATCCTGACCTGGTGTTTCTCGACGAACCCACCACCGGACTCGATCCACAATCGCGGCGCAACTTCTGGGGACTGATCGAGACCGTACGCCGGCGCGGCAAGACCATTGTGCTGACCACCCATTACATGGAAGAAGCCGAGCGCCTGTGCGACCAGATCGCCATTATCGATCAGGGCCGCATCATTGCCGAGGGCGTGCCCAAGACACTGGTGCGCGAGCACTTTCCGCGCGCCATGATTCGCCTGCCCGAGAGCGCCTGGCCAACCGCCAGCCCGCTGCCGGCCGCGGCCCTGGTGCGCAACGGCGAGATCGAAATTCCCACCGCCGAGGTACCGCCCATGCTTGATGAGCTCGAACGCATCGGCGCGGAACTGACCGCGCTGCGGGTCGAAACACCCAATCTCGAAGACTTGTTCCTGAAACTCACCGGCCATCGCCTGCGTAACTGAGGCCACTGCCATGTGGGGACGCATTTACGCCATTTTCATCGCGCGCAATCGCGAGTTCTATCGCGACTCCGCCGGCCTGATCTGGAATCTCATCATGCCGGTGATGATGATCGCGGCCTTCGCCTTTATTTTCGACGGACAGCAGCAGGCGCTGTTCAAGATTGGAGTCATCGGCGCGCCAGCCGCGGACAGTCCACTGGCCAACTTTCTGGTCAAACCGCAAATTAATGTTATTTCTGTTGTGGATGAGCGCGCGGCCATTGAAGGCGCCATCCAGAAAGTCGAACGCCATCAACTCGATCTGCTGATAGAGGCCCAGTCACCGCCGCGCTACTGGCTGAACCCTCAGGCCAGCCAAGCGTCCATCCTGGAGGAACTGCTGTTGGCGCAATACCGGCTGGCCCTTCACCCAACTGGCATCCCAACCGCGAACCCAAACAGCCCCATCACCGCCCTGCCCCGCCGCCAACTGGCCGATGGCCTGGCGCTGAGCTACGCCGACTGGGCGCTTCCCGGGGTGCTGGCGATGAATGTGATGTTCTCCAGCCTCTGGGGTGTCGGCTGGGTGGTGGTACGCTATCGCAAAAATGGTGTGCTGCGGCGACTGAAGGCCACACCGTTGCGACCCATGGAATTTCTGATCGCCCAGGTGCTCTCGCGCCTGATTGTGGTGCTGGGAGCCAGCGCTCTGGTCTATGCCGGTGCTTATTTCCTGCTCGATCCACCCATGCGCGGCTCCTACCTGGCGCTGATCGCGCTCTATGCTGCCGGCGCCCTGTGTATGATCAGCCTCGGGCTGACGGTGGCCGCCCGGCTCAAAACCGAGGAACTCGCCGATGGTCTGCTAAACTTGCTGTCCTGGCCCATGCTGCTGCTCTCGGGCGTCTGGTTTTCGATGGAGGGCGCCAGCACTGCCGCCCAGGCTATGTCGCGAGTCATGCCGCTGACTTACCTGGTCGATGGAGCGCGGGCGGTGATGATCGATGGAGCCGGCCTGCTTGATGTGCTGCCGCGGATCGCGTTACTGCTCGGCCTTAGCCTGGTGCTCATGGGCCTGGCCGCGCGCCTGTTTCGCTGGGAATAAAGAACTTATCTTTTCGAATAGGCGCAGCCTTTGGCCGTCAGTTTGGGGCGCGGGCTAAAGGCTGTCTGCCAGGTCGGATTCAAGCGCCCTGCTTCTGCCGCCATTTCAGATAATGATCGGAACCAACCCGCAGCATTTTGGCGCCGCACTGCGGACAGGCCTGATCCTGGCAAGGAACTCCGGAGTGGTGCGGAATTCGGGTCTGGCATTTTGGGCAGATACAATCGCCCCCGGATCCCATGGAATGTTGACGTGGCGCTGGCATCTGACGGCCTCCTGAGGATGGGCAGTGGAACTCATTGGCTGGAGCCTCCATGCGGCGCGGCGACAATGATCGCATGAGCCGCACAAGGAAAATTCCAACCGGACGCATCATCCTATACAATTGCGCGAATGCATCGCATTTAGAATGCGCAACAGGCATGGATTATTAGGGCACGGGCGTCACCACTCCTGATCGAGCCCTTGAACCATCCCTTGGATCAGACCCGCAATGGCCCAAACCCTTGACTAGGGCAAGGCACAATATGCGTGCCTCACGCGCGCCTGAACGCGGGATCATCGCAACCACACAGCGCCCTGACATCCACCAACCAAGAGACCAGCCAAATGATCACCCAAGATCTTGAAAACAAATTCAATCAGCACATTAACAAGGAAATCTACTCGTCCTACCTCTATCTGTCGATGGCCGCCTGGGCCGATCATCAGGGTCTGCGCGGCTTCAGCCACTGGATGCGAGTGCAGGCAATGGAAGAACTCACCCATGTGTCGCGCTTTTTCGATTTTCTGACTGATCGCGATGGGCGCGCTCGTCTGTCAGCCATCGCCGAGCCACCGCATGACTGGGACAGTGCCACCGCCTTGATGGAAGACACCTACCAGCACGAGCTTGAGGTCTCCAAAGGCATTAACGAGCTGGTCAGCCTGTGCCGCGAGCACAGCGATCACGCCGCCGGCGCCTTTCTGGATTGGTTCGTCAAGGAACAGGTCGAGGAGGAAGCCAACGTCAAGGATATTCTCGACCGCTTGCGCATCGTCAAGGGCGAGGGCCAAGGCCTTTTAATGATCGACCAGGAGCTTGGCGCCCGCGCCCTACCCTCTTATGATCCGACCCTTGGCTGGATCGGCAACACGCGCTAATCATCTGCGCCGCTGCCCGCATGACGGGCCGGCGCGCATCCTCCGCCATTCACCAGGCTCTTCACCAGTCAACACTGAATAGGATTCCAGCCATGAACCGCGTGCAAACCGGAGACTGGGAGATTTTCCAACTCGCCGACATCGAGAAGCTGATTCCCGATGACGTGCTCTCGATGCGCGAATTCCTCCGCACCCCTTCACTCAGCTGCTCGCTCTACCATGTTCCCAAAGGCTCCAAGGACATGGCCTCGGCGCATGAGGAGGACGAGGTCTATCTCATCCTCAAGGGCCGCGGTCGGCTGCGCGTCGAGGACGACGAGCAGCCGGTACAACCCGGCACCCTTATGTATGTGCGCGCTTCCTGCGATCACGCCTTCTTCGAGATCGAGGAGAGCATCACCGCCCTGGCTTTTTTTGGCACTGCTGTGCTCCGTGGGGAGGACGCTAGCTCGAGCCATTACCTGAAAACATAAGAGCGGGTGGTCCGCGCGAACCGATTAAACCGGTGGCGGCGGCGGAGGACTCCCCGCGGATGCCGGCATATCGGCAGTAACCGGCGCGCTCGCCTGGTTTGACCGCTTGAGCCCAAACAACAAAGCCAGCCCCAACAGCAGCAATCCACCACCGAACAATGGCCGGTAGAAGATCCAGGCCAAAGCGATTGTGATCAGGGAGATGGTCGCGGCAAGAATGCCCGCAACCAGCCCGATCGCAACGCCAACCATGCGTCCAAGCATGGGCACCACAGCAGCCAGGACGCGCAGCGTGCCAAACAACATGCGGAAACCGATGAACATGGCCAGCACGCCAACCAATCGCAACACCCAGGTCAGCATTCGGTTGCGATCCTGTGCCGCCTGAAACATCTCCTGTGCGGAGAAGACACCAGGCTCAAGCAGCGATACCTCATTGCCATTCGATGCCCGATAGGGTACAAAGCTGTCGCCCTGCTGTACAGCGACCAGACTGACATCCTGAGGATTGACCAGAGCGAAACGAATCCGCGCATCGCCGATTTGGGGCGCACCCGGGTTTTGGCCAAGATAGATTTCCGAGCCCGCGAGCTGGGCGCCCGGCGGCAGGCGCAACCCAGGGGTGCTGTCACTGAGGTCGATACGACGGAAATCATTGAGTTTCGCGAGTTGCTCGCGCGACAGCCGAAAGGCGCCAAGCTCCACCCTACTCGCTGTCTGACTCCAGTTGTCATAGGGCATTTGCGCCGGATTGATATGTCCCTCGGGCTTTTTAAAGCTGTCTGAATCGATCACGTTCGATTCCCAGCCGCGGTCGTAATTGTAAGTGGTAACCGTCTCGGTTCCGCCGCCTATTTTCTCGCGCGTCTCAGAGCTACTGCGCTCGCGCCATTGGTACATCTCGACTTCCCGGCTTAGCTTGAGTGCCTGCGCCTTCAGGCCAAAGACCGGATCGGTTAGCGTCTCCTTGGTCTCGGCACGGCCTGATAGATGCACCAGCCGACCTTGATTCTCCGTTTCGACTCGCTCAGCAGCCACCTCCACGACCTGGGATAGGCCCTCATCAAGCGCGCGGGCTCGCTTGACCGCCCGCCCCTCGTTCCACCAAAGTAAGCCCACGGCCACCATCACTAGCAGCAGACCGACCAGAATGCCGGACACAGAGCCAGCTAGTCGGCTGCCCCAGGACCGCGAACTGACTTCCCGATAGCTATTCATAGACATTGACATCTCCACGTTTAACCGACAGGCGAAAAAAACCTGATTGACCGCAGCAGACAACGGACAGTCAAACCGGCGCTAAAATAGCACTAAAATACCATTTAGAATGCTGCGTGGGCATATCACCTTGAAAACATTGCACGGGAGAACTGCGACATGACCTGGTACCTCAGCTACGGCGGCCAGCAAATTGGCCCCTTGGACACCCAGCAAGCACGCATGCGCGCCAGCGCCAATCCGGCTGGCCATGCCTGGCGGGAGGGTTTTGCCCAATGGCTGCCTATCGCCGAGGTCGCCGAATTGACCGGATCTGGCGCATCCATGCCCGCTGGCGCCCCACCACCACCAGTCCGCACGACGCGTGCTGATGAGGTGGACTACGAAATCTTTGGCCACGAGATGCAGTTTGTCGAAGTGGAACTTGACCCCGGTGAAAGCGCAGTGGCCGAAGCTGGCGCCATGATGTACAAGCATCCGGCCATCCAGATGGACACCGTTTTTGGCGATGGCTCCCACACCGGCCAGGGTGGCGGCTTGATGGACAGGCTGCTTGGCGCAGGCAAGCGGCTGGTGACCGGCGAGAGCCTGTTTACCACCGTCTTTACCCACAGAGGCCAGGGCAAGGCGCGGGTGGCGTTCGGCGCGCCCTATCCTGGCAGTATTCTCCCCATCCATCTGCCAGACCTCGGCGGAACCCTGATTTGCCAGAAAGACAGCTTTCTGTGCGGTGCCAAGGGCGTGGCCCTGGGCATTTTCTTCCAGCGCAAGATCCTCACTGGCCTGTTCGGCGGCGAGGGTTTCATCATGCAACGCCTTGACGGCGATGGGTTGGTTTTCATCCACGCAGGCGGCTGCGTGACTGAACGGACTCTGGAGCCGGGTGAAACTCTGCATGTGGATACCGGATGTATCGTTGCCTTCGAGCAGCAGGTTGGCTTCGATGTACAACAGGTGGGCGGTATTAAATCCGCCCTATTCGGCGGTGAGGGGGTGTTCTTTGCAGTGCTGAGCGGTCCAGGGCGGGTGTGGCTGCAATCTCTGCCCTTCTCGCGCCTGGCTGGTCGCATGCTGGCCGCGGCTCCGCAGCACGGCGGCAGTCGCGGCGAGGGCTCGGTGCTTGGTGGTCTGGGCAATCTGCTCGATGGCGACAACAGGTACTAAGGTGTTGCCATGATCGTGAATCAGCGGCGACGCATCCCCCAAGTTGACACGGCTGCATCAGCTTTGGGATAACCGCGCATGCCGTGGTCATCCCAACCAGAAGCCCAAACACTTAGCTGTCAGGCCGCCGCCAGTGCTACCTGCTCGGCCTGCTCTGCTAACTCCGCCAGCGCCTGGCTGAAGGAACCCAGCCCGGCATTGGCGAGCAAGGCATGTGGCTTGGTGTGGCGTTTGCAAAATTGCTTGGTGCGACGATAAGCGTCGTGGCTGACAAATTCTGTCACGCATACCACCAAATCCGCGGTGGCCAGCATGGCTTCGAGCCGGTTTTGATTGTCTTCCATGCCGCCGTCGTGGTGTGCGAAACTGCCGTTACAACCTCTGGTCAGTGCGCGATATTGCTCGACTGTTGCCAGTCTCCCGCCAACACAAAGTACCTGGCGGCCGCCGAGATCGCTGCTCGGAGTATCCGCTGACTCATTGAGAAGTTCTGCCAGGCGCTGCTCCAGCGCCAGCATACTGGTCTGAAGCGCACCGCAGGTCTGGCGCGCCTGTTCGCACTGGCCTTCGGCCTCGGCGCACGCCAGGCGCCAGTGGTCGCGTTCGTCCTGAATACGCACCAGGCGCGCGTTCAGATTGGCCAGCTTGCGCTCCAGTCCGGCCAGGCGCCGGGAACCGCCGGCGGCATCGGCCGTTTCGCACTGCCGGGTGAGTGCCTCGACTCGTCCGTGCAGGCGTTGGTTGGCGACGGTTTTCTCCCGCAGCGCACGCGTCAGTTCCTGCTGTTCCCGCGCGGCTGCGTCGAGTTGCGCACGGCTGCGCTTGTTCAATGCATCAAAGTCATGCCGCAGGCGGATCAGTTCCGCCTTGGATTCATGGAGACGACGCACCTCGGCGCGCTGCCCCATGCCAATCTGGTGGGAGAGCATGTGTAGGTCTTCGTAGATACGCTCGCTCAAGGCTTCGTCTGTGAGCGGGTGACTGAGCAACGCCCAGAGTATGCCTGGCACCTGCCCCGTCGCCAACGCGTCCTGCCAGTCAGCCTGCAGCTGAGCGGAATCTCGGCGCTTGGCGAGAAGACGCAGCTCGCTGGCATACTTTTTATCCAGGCGTTTATGGGTGGCGATGGATAAACCATTGCGCTCGCGCGCGGCGGCGACAAAGCTGATATGCACCTCGAAGTCGCTCAGCCGCTCCTTCGGTCGATGCGCATGGCGCTCTCCGAGTTGGCGCAATTCATCGGCAGTCAGACAGGTGCCGATCAGCGGACAGTGATATTTGTGGTCAATGTCCCATAACTTGCGTCCTTTACTAGAGGGCTGTCTCAAGCGTGCTTTCTTTACCTGGGTGGCGGATTCGCCAATCTTTGCACGGCAAATCTTGGCCTCGGGATTCTCTTGCGCCCCGCTCTCCGCTTCAGTCAGCGGTTGCAGCGGCGCCAGACGCCCACTACCAGGCAAGTTCGCCGAGCCGGACAAAGCGCCCGACAAGCCATCAAGCAAGGGGAAACTCCCGAAAACAGCCCTGCCTGGTGTCTGAAAATTCACCCCTTGCATCTGGTGGCTCAGGTGCCCCATGCCCTGCTTTCCCAGGGCCTG includes:
- a CDS encoding ABC transporter permease encodes the protein MWGRIYAIFIARNREFYRDSAGLIWNLIMPVMMIAAFAFIFDGQQQALFKIGVIGAPAADSPLANFLVKPQINVISVVDERAAIEGAIQKVERHQLDLLIEAQSPPRYWLNPQASQASILEELLLAQYRLALHPTGIPTANPNSPITALPRRQLADGLALSYADWALPGVLAMNVMFSSLWGVGWVVVRYRKNGVLRRLKATPLRPMEFLIAQVLSRLIVVLGASALVYAGAYFLLDPPMRGSYLALIALYAAGALCMISLGLTVAARLKTEELADGLLNLLSWPMLLLSGVWFSMEGASTAAQAMSRVMPLTYLVDGARAVMIDGAGLLDVLPRIALLLGLSLVLMGLAARLFRWE
- a CDS encoding ABC transporter ATP-binding protein; its protein translation is MRLPPPFPPFPKMPGNFLLEARDLVKDYPGVRAVDGLSFYVRRGQCFGLLGPNGAGKTTTLEMLEGILTPSSGTILFDSCPLDASYRERTGIQFQATALQDFQTVAESLAMFAALYQRRASRSKLIEELIELCHLGDILKRDTRKLSGGQRQRLLLAIALVNDPDLVFLDEPTTGLDPQSRRNFWGLIETVRRRGKTIVLTTHYMEEAERLCDQIAIIDQGRIIAEGVPKTLVREHFPRAMIRLPESAWPTASPLPAAALVRNGEIEIPTAEVPPMLDELERIGAELTALRVETPNLEDLFLKLTGHRLRN
- a CDS encoding FmdB family zinc ribbon protein — translated: MPTYDYRCDANGQVVEVSHRMSESLSTWGELCAQARISCGDTPEDAPVYRMANGGNLISSNSLGSGMAPAPACGTGGCCPSGMCGL
- a CDS encoding thioredoxin family protein, which encodes MSSQPYDHSDDFSTGLEDFNASVLDASHRTPVLVDFWAAWCSPCHALAPHLLRVLSDYDGRLRLAKVEVDEGENMKLAGRYRVRGFPTVMLFCAGEEQGRFSGARASPQIRDWLAEHLPRCSNQTA
- a CDS encoding ferritin; translation: MITQDLENKFNQHINKEIYSSYLYLSMAAWADHQGLRGFSHWMRVQAMEELTHVSRFFDFLTDRDGRARLSAIAEPPHDWDSATALMEDTYQHELEVSKGINELVSLCREHSDHAAGAFLDWFVKEQVEEEANVKDILDRLRIVKGEGQGLLMIDQELGARALPSYDPTLGWIGNTR
- the gyrA gene encoding DNA gyrase subunit A, with translation MPDFAKEVLTVNLEDEMRQSYLDYAMSVIVGRALPDVRDGLKPVHRRVLFAMNELGNDWNKPYKKSARVVGDVIGKYHPHGDTAVYDTIVRMAQPFSMRYMLVDGQGNFGSVDGDSPAAMRYTEVRMARIAHSLLDDLDKDTVDFIPNYDESEHEPTVLPARFPNLLVNGSSGIAVGMATNIPPHNLGEIIDACLKMIDEPLTTLEDLIELVPGPDFPTAAIINGVRGIREAYRTGRGRIQLRARTEMETQKRSGREAIVITELPYQVNKARMLEKMGELVKEKRLEGIAELRDESDKDGMRVVIEIKRDHHAEVVLNNLYQHTNMQTVFGINMVALVDGQPRLLNLKQLLEYFLRHRRDVVTRRTLFELRKARDRAHLLEGFTVALANIDEVIALIKASASPAEAREGLMARTWAAGQVTGMLERAGAAETRPDELDARFGLIGEGDQSGRYRLSERQARAILDLQLQRLTGLEQDKIIKEFGEILEKIADLLEILRNPERLMQVIRDELTAIRDQYADARRTEIVTDQTDLTLLDLIAPEDVVVTLSHAGYVKAQPLSEYQAQRRGGKGRIAATTKDEDFIDRLFVANSHDTVLCFSSFGKVYWLKVYEMPQAGRGARGRPIVNLLPLEQGERINATLPVAEYDQDRFIFMATSKGTVKKTPISEFSRPLSRGLIAIDLHEDEYLIGVAVTDGRQDMMLFTSAGKAVRFNEENVRSMGRTAHGVRGVMLEEGQRVISLVVAEPGAVLTVTENGYGKRTPVEEFPTKGRGGKGIIAIRTSERNGDQIGAVLVRPGDEIMLITNGGTLVRTSVDGISLLGRSTQGVRLINLGDGQRLAGIERIVPLNGDNDGEDDEAGDPRGGNDGDRPESEPGAGEVHGPDLEGEGEAEDGED
- a CDS encoding S1C family serine protease, with amino-acid sequence MHGFSLSRWLFWAAIAFLLFLAARPWFEHWLISFNAEPRVVTARGDLAADELATIEIFELVSQSVVYISTISEIALPWTRNLAEVRRGTGSGFIWDDQGHLVTNYHVVAGASRAQVRLADQRTYAANLIGASQEHDLAVLRIALPVAGPSPVTIGTSEDLRVGQKVFAIGNPFGLDYSLTTGVVSALDRTIVSEDGTEIRRLIQTDAAINPGNSGGPLIDSAGRLIGVNTAIFSPTGGFSGIGFSVPVDTVNRVIPQLIAYGRYIRPRLGIFADDDASQAVLKELGVSGVLVLRVEVGSPADRAGLRATRLTSGGGIIPGDIIQSVNGRAVTDMGDLIEILEDFQIGEQVRLAIWRRGQLQELTVSLGGELPRLD
- a CDS encoding YgaP family membrane protein is translated as MDLPKNVGDQDRNIRFAVGGLLVLAGIFTGQIILTILGLVAVGTAYLRTCLAYVPLKINTMKEGDGKTEQK
- a CDS encoding cupin domain-containing protein gives rise to the protein MNRVQTGDWEIFQLADIEKLIPDDVLSMREFLRTPSLSCSLYHVPKGSKDMASAHEEDEVYLILKGRGRLRVEDDEQPVQPGTLMYVRASCDHAFFEIEESITALAFFGTAVLRGEDASSSHYLKT